From Lepus europaeus isolate LE1 chromosome 3, mLepTim1.pri, whole genome shotgun sequence, a single genomic window includes:
- the CALHM4 gene encoding calcium homeostasis modulator protein 4 — MSPTLNDIVSSLQRSGTFINSLIVALTIGGQQLFSSYTFRCPCQVGKNFYYGSAFLIFPALILLIAGYALRSQMWTITTEYCCSCASSQRTVTPLERKLACLRFFSITGRALIAPLTWLAVTLLRGTYYECAASEFVSVDQYPVFNNVTAGKREEMLAGFPCCKSAPSDVTQVRDEVVLLHRYQSQLLGWILITLTFIAVLISRCLMRCCSPLTSLQHCYWTNHLQNERELFEEAAKQHSRLLISQRIEKLFGFAPGSEDVKHVRIPSCQDWREISAPSFLGMGDDLQGHYSILGDRVVEENEEDRSGGIELKP, encoded by the exons ATGAGCCCAACTCTGAACGATATTGTGTCTTCTCTACAGAGAAGTGGGACATTTATCAATTCTTTAATTGTGGCTTTGACGATTGGTGGGCAACAACTGTTCTCCTCTTACACGTTCAGATGCCCCTGTCAGGTCGGGAAGAATTTCTATTACGGTTCAGCTTTCCTCATCTTTCCTGCCTTGATTCTTCTGATTGCTGGCTATGCTCTGAGAAGCCAAATGTGGACGATTACTACTGAATATTGCTGCAGCTGTGCCTCTTCACAACGGACAGTCACCCCCCTGGAGCGCAAGCTGGCCTGCCTTAGGTTCTTCAGCATCACTGGGAGGGCACTTATTGCTCCATTAACATGGCTGGCAGTGACCCTGCTGAGAGGTACCTACTATGAATGTGCAGCAAGTGAGTTTGTATCTGTGGACCAGTACCCAGTGTTTAATAACGTCACTGCCGGCAAACGAGAAGAGATGCTAGCTGGGTTTCCATGCTGCAAATCAGCTCCTTCTGATGTGACCCAAGTAAGAGATGAAGTGGTTCTTCTGCATAGATACCAATCACAG CTGCTCGGCTGGATTTTGATCACCTTGACATTCATCGCTGTCCTTATCTCTCGCTGTTTGATGAGGTGCTGCTCGCCCCTCACCTCTCTGCAGCATTGCTACTGGACGAACCATCTCCAAAATGAGAGAGAGCTCTTTGAAGAAGCTGCAAAGCAGCACTCCCGGCTCCTCATCTCGCAGCGCATAGAGAAACTGTTTGGCTTTGCTCCTGGGAGTGAAGATGTCAAACATGTCCGCATTCCTTCATGTCAGGACTGGAGAGAGATTTCAGCACCCAGTTTTCTAGGCATGGGTGATGACTTACAAGGCCACTATAGCATCCTTGGAGATAGGGTCGTTGAGGAGAACGAGGAAGACCGGTCAGGGGGTATTGAATTAAAGCCTTGA